Below is a window of Sebastes umbrosus isolate fSebUmb1 chromosome 13, fSebUmb1.pri, whole genome shotgun sequence DNA.
atagtatttcgaaaaatttcatgaaaaaaagtcatagtatagtattttgaaaaatttcatgaaaaaagtcatagtatagtattttgaaaaaaatcatgaaaaaaagtcagtatagtatttcgaaaaatttcatgaaaaaagtcatagtatagtatttcgaaaaatttcatgaaaaaagtcatagtatagtatttcgaaaaatttcatgaaaaaagtcatagtatagtatttcgaaaaattttatgaaaaaagtcatagtatagtatttcgaaaaatttcatgaaaaaaagtcatagtatagtatttcgaaaaatttcatgaaaaaagtcatattatagtatttcgaaaaatttcatgaaaaaaagtcatagtatagtatttcgaaaaatttcatgaaaaaagtcatattatagtatttcgaaaaatttcatgaaaaaaagtcatagtatagtatttcgaaaaatttcatgaaaaaaagtcatagtatagtatttcgaaaaatttcatgaaaaaagtcatagtatagtatttcgaaaaatttcatgaaaaaagtcatagtatagtatttcgaaaaatttcatgaaaaacctCATAACATAGTATGTGTCATGGCACACATTCTGTAGCCTTTACATTCATTTTATGTTGCACCAACTTGTGGCAGTTTGTTGTAACTGTAAAGTGTTTTCTCAGTGGTCAGTTCAGATCATGTGatcaaaggttaaaggtcaaccAGGAAATGCTGTAGTGTAAGAATTTCTCCATGCGGTCAGACCGAAGGCTTCTTTCCCTTTTTCCCTTACGTTTGTGCCTTGGAGAGCCTTTGCTTGTAAGTGTTGctactttttctgtgttttatgttaATGTGCATATAAATAATTTGGACTTCATATGTTTggattaaaaacaaagtaatttgTGATAATTTCATTTGCTAAGGTTAAaaatgctaagctaagccaaAATGTAGCTTCTCGTCATAGTGTGTGCATGGAGGCTATTTATAAGCAATGTGAATTCATTTGTGCTGTATTTTGAGAACAGTTTGTAACAAAgcattgtatatttgtattgtttcagttttacaaaaaagaaagaagaagagaaaagaggactCAGTAAAACACTTGAACTTTACTCCTGTCTTCGACTTCTCTGAATCCTTATTGTTAGCTATCTGTCAGTTTTTGCGTAAGTGCAACACGCATCAGGGacagaatagtatgtcgaaaaatgtcatgaaaaaaactcatatagtatgtcgaacaaaatcatgaaaaaagtcatagtatagtatgtcggaaaatttcatggaaaaaaagtcagtatagtatttcgaaaaaatttcatgaaaaaagtcatagtatagtatttcgaaaaaaatcatgaaaaaagtcatagtatagtatgtcggaaaatttcatggaGAAAacgtcataatatagtatgtcgaaaaatttcatgaaaaagtcatagtatagtatgtctaaaaatttcatgaaaaaaagtcatagtatagtatttcgaaaaatttcatgaaaaaagtcatagtatagtatttcgaaaaaaatcatgaaaaaagtcatagtatagtatttcgaaaaaagtcatgaaaaaaattaattgtatagtttgtcgaaatattccatgaaaaaaagtcatagtatggtatgttgaaaaaagtcagaaaaagtcatagtatagcatgtcgaaaaaaagtttaaaaaattcataatataagTCGCAAAAAAAGTTCTTGTAAAGTAAGTAAttaacaaatctgaaaaaaatcattaagtcatagtatagtatttcataaaattagtattgtatgtcataaaaaatcagGAAAACAAAGTccagtataaaaaaataagatagTCATAATGTAGAatgtaatgaataaattaagaaaatcatgagaaaattcaattaaaaaaaagtcatggtatagtatgctATAAAAATTAAGGAAATAAGTCTTAGtatagtgttttataaaaaaaaaatgggaaaaaagttatagtacagTACGTAATGAAAACTTTCAGAAAAGTCCCagtttgtcataaaaaacattcagaaaaaactcagtacagtatgttaaagAGCAGTATAGTAtgcaataaatataaaatactttttccccccaaaaattcagaaaaaaaggccAAAGTATGTAATTTTGTAAACGTCTGTATGTTGTCAACAACTAACAAATAAAGTACAATTCAATAATATTTCAACAATATTTATTGTCAGTTTTCACATTGAACTGGAGGGACTATCAATAAGTAGCCTAATAAATGTTCCTTTCtcatttcaaataaaataagGTTTGCATTCAAACAGTTAGAAAAGTATACCTTAAGtttccctttttcttcttttatattaACTTAATTTCCCATCTCAACAGTCCCAAccaattttaataaaaaaattaatttctgagtggcagaccaAAAGAAatacttaatttagacccttgTTACcagtgtataaaatgtcagaaaaatttcCTAGAACCCaaaaatatatcatttaaaaaacaatacacattggagaagctgagggattgcctccacgcggctctcaacatggcgacggctcgcagctaacgatGCAAACAGCGACACAACGGTGTGTACCTGGGgagggtgctacgcttccgcgacgaCGGCGCTATCAGCTGTAATCGCCGTATGACAGCAGTGCGCTAGTCAGTggagcacgctcacatgcactaaaagcatgcacggccggcCTGCCCCtcatgtcaacaaagcacagagaagctcagattacaacacacacagagggacttcattctctgctcaggtagaccttactcctctatatctttacatagacaatagttgtttgctgctatattaatagcATAATTGTTTTTGTAGAAAGacagcagaggtctgtactacgaagcaggatttggggttagctaAGTAAATTCAGGTTTAACCCTTCAAGGGTTTCAGACCTACGacgtagatcaccatggtaacttattagggatgcaccgataccgataccagatcggatatcaggccaatactgactcaaatagctggatcgggtatcatGGGGCCGAATCTATTcagtttaattcctgttttgaCCAATATGTTGCTGCAAGTTGCTGacgtacgatttattattttaataataaatgacaattagctaaatttatatctatgcatTTAATTTAGAAAGTTAGGAAAGTGATGTTTAAGTTAAGcatgatgttgccttacatataaaataatgatcTAATATTAGAGTTTGCTCTTGGCTCCGCTGACAGTAGACTCGTCCATGTTTGCGATTGGTCGTACGCTGCAAACCCCGCCCCTTTTacgtgaacgcgctcacagccagatagAGAAACCCCGGGTTGATTTAACCACCGCCGAAGGACCGCTTAGCGagatctcggttgttagggttagttaaaccagataacgagaagagaccctgggtatgttgaactggcttcgtagtacaggcctctggttacCAAGATATTTGTTCTGACTTTGAGTCATGAGACTTTTTAGTCACAAGTCCAAGTGCAGTTTAAGTTGCTCTCAGCAGTCAAAGAGTTGATCAGACGGAGGTTCAGGACAGCAGGCGAGACGGATAGTTGACGTAACAGCGAAACTCGTTGGACAAGTTTCTGTTGTGTGTTGGCCTGAAGCTGCACATCTTTACATCCAGAAGGTCTTTAGCGAGTTCCGCCATGGTGAGTCCTGCAGAACAAACGGGACACAATAATCAGATCAGGACTtctacttgtaacagagtatttttacactctAGTATCGCTATTTTTACTTAAAAGTAAAAGAACTGAGTACTTCGTCCACCACTGAACATGGTTCAATAATAATATTTCCTCTCACCTGTACACAGCAGCACTTTGCCTTTGCTCAGGTACTTCACGGTTTTGGCCACTTCGCTCAGACATTCCTCGGACAGGTACGGCGGGTCTGCGATGACAATGTCGAAGCTCTGAGCCGCGACGCTGGCCTCGACAGACAGCGGCTCGTTGTAGTCGTAGAAGATGAAGTCCTCGCCGTAGGCGGCGAAGCGGCGGTCGAACTCCAACACGGCAACAGACACCCGATCGGAGCCGTCCACCACACCCTGCTTCAACTTCTGGTACACGCTGGGCGCGCTCACACACGCTATCCTGCAGGTCAAAGACAACATTAAGAACATGTTAGAGATGAAGCAGAGATTCACATTAACTGGAGGTAGATCAGTATAATTGGACCATTCCCTCATATTTTGGTATTATCCACATATTCAGCCCTTTTGGGAGAAAGTAGGATATTTAATATCAAAGATACTGGACTAGTATTGGTGTTTAATTTCTCTCTTTGTATCTTGGAGTtattcttgaatgtttatgtgaaAGTTTCTACCTGCTGACGATTATTTATGGTTGCAAGTGAAAAAAGCTGTTCCCAAATGCCGGACATTTTTATTCAGAGTTTTATTCAGCCTGGAGGAGGGAACCtgtcaaaaaaatttaaataaaataatgaataagtcattaaatgtagcaaaaataaaaaaataatattaaaaataaatgtagtcactaattaattgatatttgttttaatttgcttctttattcatttatcaatttctgtttaatttaaccttttatttatgtatttatttaaatattttactcattttgaatttattctttattttatatttatttttaaatgcatgtatttatgcatgattttctctttgcatttcaccccttatttatttctgtattcctttctttaaaaatgtatgcatttgtgactcattatgcaaatgagggggctgtcaataaaatacaataaataaataaacggtcaattaattaattaaaaaaattataaatgaataaataaataaaatggaaaattaaacagaaggaataaataaggggattaatacaaagataaataaagaagcaaattaaaacagaaatataaatttatgtcacattttatcaattaatggctatatttatttttaatattatttttgttgcaTTTAATGATTTTGGccggttccgtcctccatacggTCTAGGGTTTGTGTGATCTGTTTGTATCTATTCttgctgttgtgtgttttgtattacATTTAGTAGAGTATTACACTCTGTTCttgaaaattcaataaaatattgtgttaaaataaacaACGTTTAGAAGAACAGAAGTGTTTGTTTCTGATTTTCAGACTTGTTAATTGTTTTATCTTGTGACCGCTGGGTCAACAACCGCTGCTCTAAAAATAAAGAGTGTGTGTCGTATTACCTTCCTCCTTCTCCGGCTTCACGTACGGCCTCCTCCGCTAACCGAGTCGCCGTCTCGTCGCTGTACCAGAACTGACTCAACCGCtgcaggaaacaaacaaaagcatcaGTCACAAGGTCAACTGTTAGTACTTTTATAACAACATTAAAGCTTTTAATCTGGTTGCAGTGCTGCATGTTTCATCTTCCACACTCGTTTTGTTTACCGACGTTAAGctgaaataaacatttatacCTAAATCTGACTGATGATAGATTATTGATCTGATGCCaatactgacattttaaagttgaaaaCAAGTTTATCGTACGATTACATTCATTatgagttaatctgttgatcaatttttcaattaatctgtcaataaaatgtcagaaaattgtgaaagaTTCTAATCAAAAGAGTccaatatatattatacataatatatatatgtaaatatattatataaatatgtaatacaaatatatatatatataaatacatatgtttataggatgtgtatgtgtataatgatgatatatatcattataatgttttttttggtgtatttaaatttttttaacttttatgtagcttttacagtttttattaatttttttttatttaatgtttttagcctttaattcatttatctgtattagtttttttaataaatgtttatatttggtattatttttatttatttatatttaaatgtatttatttatttatatttttaaatattatataataaaaatgctGCTGGTACTAATTATtaagaggcaaatattgtactttttatattttgtattaagttaccctacagtatattaataattaaaattatctccacctttaccagctgcaacattaaaatgatgaacacattaCTGCATCAATATTTATAAtccaatattataatatatattattctgaaaaggATCATTCTgcacaatgaatacttttacttttggtactttaagtatattttgatgccaatacttACTAACTTATTTAATACTTACATactgaatgcaggactttacttgtaacagagtatttctacactgtagtattactacttttactaaaagataataataataataaatatttcaggacacccctggacttctaacccccaaaatgCTGCGTTGTCGTGGGGGTATAATAAAggattaaatacataaattattaCAGTTAATCTGTATATTGATTGATAGatacatgaatacataaatCTGTGTATATCTGCCAATAAAATCAGTCAGAAAACaccttgtgtctttttactGCATCACTgaatataaaacacagaacaGAGTCACTCAAAAAACAGTAAACTCACCCAGTCCTCCTCCATCGCTCCCACAGCGAGCGGGTCTGCTGGTTCCGTGGCGGCGCTGCTGGTCTCGTCGTAAAACTCCTGCAGGGCGGCCAGAGTTTGAGCCGACAGCGTGTGGAAGCCATCGTCGTCGCTGCTGTCGCTCATGGCTGatggaggaagacgaggagggaTGAAGGATGAAGATGGAGAGACGGAGTGGAAAACCTGAAAcgaaaagaaaaatattgttattgatttacatttttaactggTTCATTTAAGGACAGTGGATGACTTgatacatgacaaataaataaagagatatTAACtcaaaattgttatttattgacTCAACATGATATTGATACTGTATTATAGCTTTACAAACAAAAACTTGTTAGCAAGTAAATattaataagataaaatatttaaaatttagttttatacatttaaagatttatttttcttcacagTTCACAGCATTGAATATGTGATTTTGCAAATATTAcctacataaaaataaatcaaaatcaataagaattttaatattgtgatattgattTCAGTTATTTTGATATAATTTGTTCAACAAAAAACACCAAGTTTGTATTGATTCTGCAGCGTAGTATCACACTGAACTAgcagtgattttttaaaaatttaattaaagttaTTGTGCAGATTATTTTATGTAACTATATTTCCAATAATTCTGATGATGAATAAGAGAATCTTCTGTGTGAGACAAACGTTTTAAAACTGGTCCCACATCTTTTATCCTTCACTACAGTTTGACTGAGCTTCTTATGATcattataacctttatttaatcaggtaaTCTCAATAAGATCAAAATAACTTTTGCATGAGAGACCTGAGTATATctgaagaaataataataataataataataataataataataaccgaGCAAAACACAGCGCCTCACACACATgattgtataaatatatatatatatatattgatttcTTCTCTGTTGTTTATTCTTGAATttggtttgtgttgtttaagctttttgaaacatttttttttaccatttgtcTTCTAAATGAGGATCTAAAAAGGCCTTCCAAGAAAATGAGGGTTacattaaacaaataaagaatacttttatttaaaaaactggAGAAGTACACAATCTATCCTGCTTTGACATAAGTAACAGGTTAAACCtgttaaccctc
It encodes the following:
- the eef1akmt1 gene encoding EEF1A lysine methyltransferase 1, whose translation is MSDSSDDDGFHTLSAQTLAALQEFYDETSSAATEPADPLAVGAMEEDWRLSQFWYSDETATRLAEEAVREAGEGGRIACVSAPSVYQKLKQGVVDGSDRVSVAVLEFDRRFAAYGEDFIFYDYNEPLSVEASVAAQSFDIVIADPPYLSEECLSEVAKTVKYLSKGKVLLCTGLTMAELAKDLLDVKMCSFRPTHNRNLSNEFRCYVNYPSRLLS